Genomic DNA from Longimicrobium sp.:
CTCCCGCCTTCCACATTTTCATCATCGGCCTGGTTTCGTGCGCGCGGGTAGCGACCCCTCGAACCCGGAGGACGAGCACTGTAGCGTGTGTCCGCACGTCTGTCCAGCTTCTTGTCCCGCGGCCATAGCCTTGCGGCGCGAACAAATAGAACGAGGGCCGCCCCTGCACCGGGGCGGCCCTCGTTTTTTCGGCGCGACGCGCTTACTGCACCACGCGCCTCACCTCGCCCACACCGACCGCGGCGCCGCCGCGGCGGGGGTCGGCGACGCCCGACTGGTGGCCGCTTTGCAGCACGATGATGGACTGCACGTCGCCCTGGAACCCGCCCCGCTCCGCCACCGCGTGCCCCATGGCGCGCAGCCGCGCCGCGGTGGCGTCGGTCAGGCCGTTGCGCTCGTAGCGCAGGGTGTCGGGAAGGTGCTGGTGGTGAAGGCGGGGGGCCAGCGTCGCCGTCGCCACGTCCATCCGGAAGTCCACGACGTTGCTCACGATCTGCGCCACCGAGGTGATGATCGTGGACCCCCCCGGCGTCCCCGTCACCAGCAGCACCTTGCCGGCCGGGTCCAGCACGATGGTGGGCGTCATCGCCGACAGCATCCGCTTGCCGGGCTGCACCGAGTTGGCCGCGCCCTGCACCAGGCCGAACTGGTTGGGCACCCCCGGCTTGCTGGTGAAGTCGTCCATCTCGTTGTTCAGCAGGAACCCGGCGCCTTCCACCGTCACCAGGTTGCCGTACAGCGAGTTGATGGTCGTCGTTACCGCCACGGCGTTGCCGCGCCCGTCCACGATGGAGTAGTGCGTGGTGTGCTCGCCCTCGGCGGGCGCGCCCAGCCCCGGCGCCACCTGCGTGGAGGGCGTGGCGCGCGCCCGGTCGATCCCCCGGCGGCGCTCGGCGGCGTACGCGTCCGACACCATCCGCTCCGTGGGCATCTTCACGAAGTCGGGATCGCCCAGGTAGGCGTTGCGGTCCGCATAGGCGCGGCGGGTGGCCTCGGTGAAGGCGTGGACGTGCTCGGGCGACAGGTAGCCCATCCGCGGAACGTCGTATCCCTCCAGGATGTTCAGGATCTCCGCCATCGTCACACCGCCCGACGACGGGGGCGGCATGGAGATCACCTGGTGCCCGCGGTACCCGAACTGCACCGGGTCGCGCCAGACCGCCTTGTAGCGCGCCATGTCTTCGCGGGTGATCAGCCCGCCCCCGCGCCTCATCTCCGCTTCCACCAGCTCGGCCGTGCGCCCGCGGTAGAATCCGTCCATCCCCTCGGCGGCGATGCGGCGGAAGGTCTCCGCCAGGTCCGCCTGCACCAGCCGCTCGCCCGTGCGCGGCACCCGGCCGGTGGGCACGAACACCTTCGCGGTGCCGGGATAGCGGCTGAGCCGGTCTTCGTACGAGCGCAGCGAGCTGGCGAGGCGCTCGTGCACCACGATCCCCTCGGCCAGGGCGATGGCGGGCTGCACCAGCTCGGCCCAGGGGAGCGAGCCGAAGCGCTTGTGCGCCTCCCACATCCCCGCCACCGAGCCCGGCACCCCCGCGGCCTTGTGCCCCACGATGGAGAGCGAGTCCGACACGTTGCCCAGCGAGTCCAGGAACATGTCGCGGGTGGCTGCAAGGGGCGCCGCCTCGCGGAAGTCCAGCGACGCCGTGGTGCCGTCGGCCATGCGCACCACCATGAATCCGCCGCCGCCGATGTTGCCTGCCTCGGGGTTCACCACGGCCAGCGCGAAGTGGGTGGCCACGGCCGCATCCACCGCGTTGCCGTTGCGGCGCAGGACCTCGGCGCCCACCTCGCTGGCCACGCGGTCCGTCGTCACCACCATCCCGCGGGCGGCAAGGGTGGGGGAGATGGAGCCGCGCGGAAACTCCCAGTCGGCGGCGAACCGGAGGGTGTCGTCCGCCGCCGCCTCGGCACGCGCGGGGCCGGAGGGGCCGCAGGCGGCGGGCGCCAGGGCGATGAGGAGCAGCGGGAGCGCGCGGAAGATCGTGGTCACGGGTCGGCCGCCTGGCAGCAGGGGACTGGTCGGCACGGCGCGGGTGCCGTACGTTGCCGGATCTAAACTACGGCGGAGCGCGGCGGGGGCAACCGGGCGGCGACCCGGAACCTTCCTTGCGTTCCCCTTCGGAACGGCGCACGTTGCGTCCGGCTCCGTACTTCCCCCTCGTCGCCGACGGATGACTCCCAGGCCGCCGCTGGACCCCCGGCTCACCGAGCAGCGCAACCCCGCCACCGCGGAAATCGACCGCCTGTCGGCGCTGGAAATCGCCCGGATCATCAACCTCGAAGACCAGAAGGTGGCGCCCGCCGTGGCCGCCCAGATCGACGCCGTGGCGCGCGCCATCGAGTTCGCCGAGGCGGCGTTCCGCAAGGGCGGCCGGCTGATCTACGTGGGCGCGGGCACCAGCGGCCGCCTCGGCGTGCTGGACGCGTCGGAGATGCCGCCCACCTACGGCATCGATCCCCAGATGGTGCAGGGGATCATCGCGGGTGGATACACGGCCCTGCTGAACGCGGTGGAAGGCGCCGAGGACAGCCGCGAGGCGGGGTGCGAGGAGATGGACGCGCGCGAGGTGGGGCCCAACGACTTCATCTTCGGCATCGCCGCATCGGGGAGCACGCCCTACGTGCACGGCGCGCTGACGCGGGCCAAGCAGCGGGGCGCGCGCACCGGCTTTCTCCTCTGCACTCATCCCGACGAGTGGATGCTGCAGGTGTACGACGTGGTGATCGCCGTCCTGGTGGGCCCTGAGGTGGTGACGGGGTCCACGCGGATGAAGGCGGGAACGGCCACCAAGCTGGTGCTGAACATGGTGACCACCGGCGCCATGATCCGGCTGGGCAAGGTGTACGGCAACCTGATGATCGACCTGCGCGCGACGAACGAAAAGCTGCGCGACCGCAGCGAGCGCATCCTGATGGAAACGCTGGACCTGGAGCGCGAACCGGCCCGCGCGCTGCTCAAGGCGTCCGGCGGCAGTGTGAAATTAGCCATGGTGATGCAGTGGACGGGCGCCGACCGCGAGCGCGCCTCGGCCGAGCTGGCGCGCCACGGCGGCCGCGTGGGCGAGGTGCTGAAGGAAAGCCGCGCCCGATGACGCCGTTCCCCGGCGGGTTCGACCGCTTTCCCGCGCGCCCGCCCTCGGAGGTGGAGTGGGAAGACCTGCTCCTTCGGCTGGAGATCGCCCCGCGCGCACTGGCGCTGGCGGTGGAGGACGCGGGAGGGCGCGGCGCCTCGCTCCTCCCGGAGCTGAAGACGGCGGTGCTGTCCGACGAGTGGCT
This window encodes:
- the ggt gene encoding gamma-glutamyltransferase → MTTIFRALPLLLIALAPAACGPSGPARAEAAADDTLRFAADWEFPRGSISPTLAARGMVVTTDRVASEVGAEVLRRNGNAVDAAVATHFALAVVNPEAGNIGGGGFMVVRMADGTTASLDFREAAPLAATRDMFLDSLGNVSDSLSIVGHKAAGVPGSVAGMWEAHKRFGSLPWAELVQPAIALAEGIVVHERLASSLRSYEDRLSRYPGTAKVFVPTGRVPRTGERLVQADLAETFRRIAAEGMDGFYRGRTAELVEAEMRRGGGLITREDMARYKAVWRDPVQFGYRGHQVISMPPPSSGGVTMAEILNILEGYDVPRMGYLSPEHVHAFTEATRRAYADRNAYLGDPDFVKMPTERMVSDAYAAERRRGIDRARATPSTQVAPGLGAPAEGEHTTHYSIVDGRGNAVAVTTTINSLYGNLVTVEGAGFLLNNEMDDFTSKPGVPNQFGLVQGAANSVQPGKRMLSAMTPTIVLDPAGKVLLVTGTPGGSTIITSVAQIVSNVVDFRMDVATATLAPRLHHQHLPDTLRYERNGLTDATAARLRAMGHAVAERGGFQGDVQSIIVLQSGHQSGVADPRRGGAAVGVGEVRRVVQ
- the murQ gene encoding N-acetylmuramic acid 6-phosphate etherase, with protein sequence MTPRPPLDPRLTEQRNPATAEIDRLSALEIARIINLEDQKVAPAVAAQIDAVARAIEFAEAAFRKGGRLIYVGAGTSGRLGVLDASEMPPTYGIDPQMVQGIIAGGYTALLNAVEGAEDSREAGCEEMDAREVGPNDFIFGIAASGSTPYVHGALTRAKQRGARTGFLLCTHPDEWMLQVYDVVIAVLVGPEVVTGSTRMKAGTATKLVLNMVTTGAMIRLGKVYGNLMIDLRATNEKLRDRSERILMETLDLEREPARALLKASGGSVKLAMVMQWTGADRERASAELARHGGRVGEVLKESRAR